In Dehalococcoidia bacterium, the genomic stretch TTTTATACCAACTTCCGCTTCACCCCGCCCGGGATCCACACCATTGAGGTGTGCTGGGGGCCTACCTGCCACCTGCTGGGTGCCCAAGCTATCCTGCGGGCAGTGCAGGAGGCGCTGGGCCTGCCCGGCGAGGGCGATACCCCCGATAAGCGTTTCTCCCTGAAACTGAACACCTGCCTCGGGGCCTGCGCCCAAGCCCCCGCCCTCCTCCTGGACCACCACCTCTACGGGCGGGTCACGCCCGAGCAGGCGCGCCGCCTCCTGCAGGGCCTGAACCACACTGCCCCCCACCAGGAGGCCCCATGACCACCTACGCCACCCTGGCCCAAGAGGCCCGCGCCCACTGGGCTGCCCTACACGAACGCCCTTGGATTCGGGTGGGCACCGCCATCTGTGGGAAGGCGGCGGGTGCCCAAGAGGTGCTCCACGCCCTACGGCGCGCTGTGGAGCGCCGGGGCATCCCCGCCACCGTGACCCCTGTGGGGTGCATCGGGTTGTGCTTCGCCGAGCCGTTGGTAGACATCCAAAAGCCCGGCCGCCCCCGCATCTTCTACCAGAAGGTTACCCCCCACCTGGCCGCAACCCTGGTGGAGGACTACCTGCTGCAGGACAACCCCCGCCCCGACCTGGCCCTGGGCACTCTGGGGGGACGGGTAGAGGGCATCGCCCCCCTGGAGGAGCACCCCGCCTGGAAACCCCAGGTGCGCATCGCCACCCGCAACTGTGGCACGGTGGAGCCTGCCAACCTGGCCCACTACATCGCCAACGGGGGCTACCAGGGCCTGGCCAAAGCCCTGACCGAGATGAAACCCGCCCAGGTGATTGAGGAGGTTACCAAGTCGGGCCTACGGGGACGGGGCGGCGCCGCCTTCTCCACCGGCGCCAAGTGGAACTTCCTGGCCCGCGCCCCCGGCCCCGTCAAGTACATCCTGGTCAACTGCGAGGAGGGCGACCCGGGCGCCTTCAACGATAAGGGTATCCTGGAGAGCGACCCGTTCACCCTCATTGAGGGGTGCACCATCGCCGGCTACGCCACCGGCGCCACGAAGGGCTATGTGTTCATCCGCCACGGGCACGAAGGCCCTATCACTTTCACCCGCAAGGCCATCCAGGAGGCCTACAAGGCGGGCCTGCTGGGCAAAAACATCCTGGGGAGTGCCTTCTCCTTTGATATGGAGGTGGCCCTCACCGGAGAATCCTATGTATCGGGCGAGGAGACGGCCCTGATGGAGGCCATTGAGGGGAAGCGGGCTATGCCCCGCTCCCGTCCCCCCTTCCCTGCCCAAGTGGGCCTCTGGGGCAAGCCCAGCAACATCAACAATGTCAAGACCCTCTCTTATGTGCCCGAGGTTGTGGCGCGGGGCGGGGCCTGGTTCGCCTCCATCGGCACCGAGAAGAGCAAAGGCACGGCCATCGTTTGCCTTTCGGGGCAGGTCGCCCGTCCCGGCTGGTATGAGGTGCCTTTCGGCCTAACCCTGCGCCGAGTGGTGGAGGACATCGGCGGGGGCACCGGCACCGGACGCCCCGTCAAACTCCTGCAAACAGGGGGGCCGCTGGGCGGCGTGCTGGGTGCCGAACGCCTGGACATCGCCCTGGACTTTGACGGCATGGCCCAGGCGGGGGCCATCTTCGGCTCGGGGGGCATCATCGTCGCCGATACTGCCACCTGCGCCGTAGACCTGGTGCGCAACCTGGTGGCCTTCTGCCAGTTTGAGTCGTGTGGCAAGTGTTTCCCCTGCCGCTTGGGGTTCACCCATATGCTGGAGGTGCTGGACCGCATCGCTGCCGGCCAGGGGCGCCCCAGCGACCTGGAGGCTATGCGCACCATCGGCCAAGCTATGAGCCTGGGTTCCCTGTGTGGGCACGGGCAGTTGGGCTTCAACCCAGTGCACTCGGCCCTGCGCTTCTGCGCCGAGGACTTCCGCATCCACTTGGAAGAGCGGCGCTGTCCCACAGGGGCGTGTGAGCCGCGCCTTTCCCTCCCCAAGCGGACGCGTCCCGAACCTGTAGGGGGGTGGTATGCCCGACACTCTTACGCTCACCATTGACGGGAAGCAGGTTACCGCCCGCCCCGGCCAGACCATCCTGCAAGTGGCCCTGGACAACGGCATCTACATCCCCTACCTGTGCTACTTCCCGGGGATGAAGCCGTGGGGGGCGTGTCGGATGTGCGTGGTGGAGGTGGAGGGGGGGCGGGGCACCCCCGCCTCCTGCACCACACCCGTGGCCGATAAGATGGTGGTGAAGACCAATAGCCCCCTCCTGCAATCCCTGCGCCAGGGGATTCTGGAACTGCTCCTCTCGGAACATCCCCACGGGTGCCTCACCTGCCACCGCATTGAACTGTGCGGCCCCACCGATGTCTGTTTGCGCCACATCCGTGTTACCGACCGCTGTGTGGTATGCCCCAAGAACGAGCGGTGCGAACTGAAGGACACGGTGCGCTTTGTGGGCGTCCCGATGGAGACGCCCCTCCCCTACAACTACCGCAACCTCCCCATTGAGGTGCGGGATCCCTTCTACGACCGGGACTACAACCTGTGCATCGTGTGCGCCCGATGCGTGCGGGCGTGCGAGGAACTGCGGGGCGACAACGCCATCTGCATGGTGGAGCGGTCGGGCACGGCCCTGGTGGGCACCTCCCGGGGCACCTCCCTTCTGGAGTCGGGGTGCGAGTTCTGCGGAGCGTGCATTGATGTGTGCCCTGTGGGTGCCCTCGTGGAGCGGGCGTGGAAGTGGGAGAAGGCGGTCTCCACCACTTTCACCACCTGCCCCAACTGCCCCGTAGGGTGCCAGATGAAGGTGGAGGTGGACCGCAAGGGACGCCTCATCCGCGCCATCGGGGATTGGAACGCCTTCAACGGGGGGATGCTCTGCTACAAGGGGAAGTTCGGCCTGGAGTTTGTGAACGCTCCCAGCGCCCTGCGCACCCCCCTTATGCGGCAGGACGGCCACCTGCGGGAGGCGTCCTGGGAGGAGGCGCTGGACTACACCGCCCAGCGCCTGGCGGGGTATAAAGGCTCCTATGCGGTGCTCCTGGGTCTGCGGGCCACCACCGAGGATGCCTACCTGGCCCAGAAGTTCGCCCGCCTGGTGATGGCATCCAACGCCATTGACGCCGCCTACCCCACCCGCCCCTTCCTGCGCACCCCCCTGGAGGAGGCCCTGGGGGCCTACGCCGCCACGGGGAGCCTCTCAGCTCTGAAAGACGCCCGCGCCGTGCTCGTGGTGAACAGCAACATCACCGAGGAGCACAATGTGGCGGCGGTGCCCATCAAGCGGGCCAAGAAGGCGGGCACCGCCCAGGTGGTGGTGCTCGACCCCCGCGAAGTGGAACTGACCCGCTATGCCGACCTTTGGCTTCGCCCCTTCCCCGGGACCGAGCACCTGGTGGTGGGTGCCCTGGTGCGCCTGCTCCTGGAGGAGGGCTTGGCCCCCAAGGACGGGGCGAACCTGGAGGGCTTGGACGCCTTGCGCCAGAGCCTGCAGGCCTTCGCCCCCGATGCGGTTGCCCTGCGCTCGGGCGTGCCCCTGGATGCCCTGCGGAAGGCGGTGCGCCTGCTGGGCGGGGTGCGTCCCCTTGCCATCCTTTACAGCCTGGACAACCTGCCCCCCGCCCATGGGGAGGCGGTCGCCCGCGCCCTAGTGAACCTGGCCCTCCTCACGGGCAACGAGGGGTGGCTCTTCCCCTTGCCCCCGGGCACCAACCTGCAGGGCTTGCTGGATGTGGGGGCCGTGGCGGGCTACCTGCCGGGCCACGCCCGCCTGGGAGACGCCACGGCGCGCCAGCGCCTGGCCCAGATGTGGGGGGCCGAGGTGCCCTCGGCTCCCGCAGTGGACTTCCCAGGCATCCTGGCGGGAATCGCCAGCAAGCGGGTGCGGGCCGTGCAGATCGTGGGCAACAGCCCCGCCCTGGATACGCCCGCCGTCAACGCCTTGGCCGCGGCCGAGTTTATCGTCGTGCACGACCACCTGCTATCGCCTTTGGCGCGGGTGGCGGATGTGGTCTTCCCCTCGGCTACCTTCGCCCAGCGGGACGGCTCCTACACCAGCCTGGAGCGGCGGGTGCAACGGGTGCGGGGGGCGGTGCCCCTGCGGGGCCAGGAGCGCCCCGATTGGTGGGTCTTCAGTGCCTTGGCCCAACGGATGGGGGGGGCGGGCTTCGCCTTCGGCTCGTGGGAGGAGGTGTGGCGGGAGATGGCAAGTGCAGTGCCCGCCTATGCCGACCTGGGGCCGGGGCGGTTGGGCGGGGTATGGCCCCTGACGCCCCAGCGCACGCGCCTGTTACCCCTGCCGGCGCTCGACCCCGCCGATGTGCGCACCCCCGAGTTCCCCCTGGCCCTGGCAGTCGGGCGGGTGCTCCTGCAGGAGGGGCGGGAGATGCACATTGTCCGCCGCGGACGCCTGAACACCATCCAGAGGGACGAGGTGGTGGAGGTGCACCCCGCCGATGCCCAACGCCTGGGCCTATCTGATGGGGCCATGGTGGATGTGGTAACCCCCCAGGGGCGGCAGAGGGCGCGGGTGCAGACCTCGGGGACGGTCCCAGGGATGGTGAGCATCACCGGCCTGTTCGGGCAGTTGGCGGTGCAGTTGGCCTCCTCCGAAGCCCCCGATCCCATGCTGGCGGTGCCGGGGCTGTCGGTGCTCCCCGCCCGCTTGGAGCCGGTGGCGTAGCCCTCTTGTCCCCTCAGTGCCAGGTCTCCTCGTGGGAGCGTGCTTGG encodes the following:
- a CDS encoding NAD(P)H-dependent oxidoreductase subunit E — translated: MSSSDEALRQRIRQAIASQPQPTVTVLSSLLAVQDAVGWLPPEAIEEVARHTGATVNDVWAVASFYTNFRFTPPGIHTIEVCWGPTCHLLGAQAILRAVQEALGLPGEGDTPDKRFSLKLNTCLGACAQAPALLLDHHLYGRVTPEQARRLLQGLNHTAPHQEAP
- a CDS encoding molybdopterin-dependent oxidoreductase, whose amino-acid sequence is MPDTLTLTIDGKQVTARPGQTILQVALDNGIYIPYLCYFPGMKPWGACRMCVVEVEGGRGTPASCTTPVADKMVVKTNSPLLQSLRQGILELLLSEHPHGCLTCHRIELCGPTDVCLRHIRVTDRCVVCPKNERCELKDTVRFVGVPMETPLPYNYRNLPIEVRDPFYDRDYNLCIVCARCVRACEELRGDNAICMVERSGTALVGTSRGTSLLESGCEFCGACIDVCPVGALVERAWKWEKAVSTTFTTCPNCPVGCQMKVEVDRKGRLIRAIGDWNAFNGGMLCYKGKFGLEFVNAPSALRTPLMRQDGHLREASWEEALDYTAQRLAGYKGSYAVLLGLRATTEDAYLAQKFARLVMASNAIDAAYPTRPFLRTPLEEALGAYAATGSLSALKDARAVLVVNSNITEEHNVAAVPIKRAKKAGTAQVVVLDPREVELTRYADLWLRPFPGTEHLVVGALVRLLLEEGLAPKDGANLEGLDALRQSLQAFAPDAVALRSGVPLDALRKAVRLLGGVRPLAILYSLDNLPPAHGEAVARALVNLALLTGNEGWLFPLPPGTNLQGLLDVGAVAGYLPGHARLGDATARQRLAQMWGAEVPSAPAVDFPGILAGIASKRVRAVQIVGNSPALDTPAVNALAAAEFIVVHDHLLSPLARVADVVFPSATFAQRDGSYTSLERRVQRVRGAVPLRGQERPDWWVFSALAQRMGGAGFAFGSWEEVWREMASAVPAYADLGPGRLGGVWPLTPQRTRLLPLPALDPADVRTPEFPLALAVGRVLLQEGREMHIVRRGRLNTIQRDEVVEVHPADAQRLGLSDGAMVDVVTPQGRQRARVQTSGTVPGMVSITGLFGQLAVQLASSEAPDPMLAVPGLSVLPARLEPVA
- a CDS encoding SLBB domain-containing protein, producing the protein MTTYATLAQEARAHWAALHERPWIRVGTAICGKAAGAQEVLHALRRAVERRGIPATVTPVGCIGLCFAEPLVDIQKPGRPRIFYQKVTPHLAATLVEDYLLQDNPRPDLALGTLGGRVEGIAPLEEHPAWKPQVRIATRNCGTVEPANLAHYIANGGYQGLAKALTEMKPAQVIEEVTKSGLRGRGGAAFSTGAKWNFLARAPGPVKYILVNCEEGDPGAFNDKGILESDPFTLIEGCTIAGYATGATKGYVFIRHGHEGPITFTRKAIQEAYKAGLLGKNILGSAFSFDMEVALTGESYVSGEETALMEAIEGKRAMPRSRPPFPAQVGLWGKPSNINNVKTLSYVPEVVARGGAWFASIGTEKSKGTAIVCLSGQVARPGWYEVPFGLTLRRVVEDIGGGTGTGRPVKLLQTGGPLGGVLGAERLDIALDFDGMAQAGAIFGSGGIIVADTATCAVDLVRNLVAFCQFESCGKCFPCRLGFTHMLEVLDRIAAGQGRPSDLEAMRTIGQAMSLGSLCGHGQLGFNPVHSALRFCAEDFRIHLEERRCPTGACEPRLSLPKRTRPEPVGGWYARHSYAHH